The following are from one region of the Deltaproteobacteria bacterium genome:
- the lnt gene encoding apolipoprotein N-acyltransferase yields the protein MNNALLLPILTGLFIGTSYIPFPPWAMLFGIAPLVVAIVQLYRTSLVGDRSPSKLAWRGFFFGWLSQFILNAIGFHWISITAVEFGHFPKWAGFLTLMCFCSIAHIYYGLAALVTLKIAFWINSRKAPGAAASEWIIVALYFSSFAFIEALWPSIFPWHLGYPWLWAQLPGAQFSDVIGFEGLNLVTLLSNALFAIGWLAWKKDKPTLAARLRPTLKWLAGGIAVFVAVNLLGIGREKPWQQTNAELNFVIAQGNIGNYEKLIVEKQKEFSVPIIEGYLKLSSQGFEKHPKSTFAIWPETAYPDYLDQVFQNEKNWIAIRGFAQIQGRMILTGAYSYDTEVKKSFNGFFAMSKEGALLGPPYRKSILIPFGERFPFSDIIPYTKWLFPGLGSFGQGPGPSVMELGEFRLGPQICLESLYPTFSAEMSLKGAEVFSNVTNDSWFGNTFEPYQHLTMTLARAVENRRPLLRATNTGITTVILADGTQLEQSPIGKEWVGAFTVPFIKGPSIAFYSRIAGYSWWLMLSLWILLVAFAKLRYSKSPL from the coding sequence GTGAATAACGCTCTACTACTTCCGATACTAACAGGCCTTTTTATAGGCACAAGCTATATTCCATTTCCGCCGTGGGCGATGCTCTTCGGGATCGCACCGCTCGTGGTTGCGATCGTCCAATTGTACCGAACCTCTTTGGTCGGCGACAGGTCACCCTCGAAGCTTGCCTGGAGAGGTTTTTTCTTTGGCTGGCTTTCGCAGTTTATTTTGAATGCGATCGGATTTCATTGGATTTCGATCACCGCAGTTGAGTTCGGTCACTTCCCGAAATGGGCCGGCTTTCTTACCCTGATGTGCTTTTGTTCGATCGCTCATATTTATTACGGTCTTGCGGCCTTGGTGACACTCAAGATAGCTTTTTGGATAAATTCGCGAAAAGCTCCCGGAGCGGCGGCCTCGGAATGGATTATCGTCGCACTTTATTTTTCAAGCTTTGCTTTCATCGAAGCCCTTTGGCCCTCGATCTTCCCTTGGCACTTGGGTTATCCGTGGCTTTGGGCCCAGCTTCCAGGCGCTCAGTTTTCGGATGTGATTGGCTTTGAGGGTTTAAATCTTGTTACACTTTTGTCGAACGCACTTTTCGCAATTGGTTGGCTTGCTTGGAAAAAGGACAAGCCTACCTTAGCTGCGCGATTGCGTCCGACGTTAAAGTGGCTCGCTGGCGGGATCGCGGTCTTCGTCGCGGTTAACTTACTGGGTATTGGGCGTGAAAAGCCTTGGCAGCAAACAAACGCCGAGCTGAACTTTGTCATTGCTCAAGGAAATATTGGAAACTACGAAAAGCTGATCGTTGAAAAACAAAAAGAGTTTTCCGTCCCGATTATAGAGGGTTATTTAAAGCTCTCGTCCCAAGGATTTGAAAAACATCCGAAATCTACGTTCGCAATTTGGCCAGAAACTGCATATCCAGATTATTTAGATCAGGTTTTCCAGAACGAAAAAAACTGGATCGCCATCCGCGGCTTTGCACAAATTCAGGGTCGAATGATTTTAACTGGAGCATACTCCTACGACACGGAGGTTAAGAAATCCTTCAATGGTTTTTTTGCGATGTCAAAAGAGGGCGCACTTCTTGGACCGCCTTATCGCAAGTCAATTTTGATTCCCTTCGGCGAACGCTTTCCATTTTCTGATATCATCCCCTACACCAAATGGCTTTTTCCGGGTCTAGGCAGTTTTGGCCAAGGCCCTGGACCGAGCGTCATGGAACTAGGTGAGTTTCGCCTTGGGCCGCAAATTTGCCTCGAAAGTCTTTATCCGACTTTTTCCGCCGAGATGTCCCTGAAAGGCGCAGAGGTTTTTTCAAATGTCACAAATGACTCTTGGTTTGGAAACACGTTTGAGCCCTATCAGCATTTGACAATGACATTGGCGCGCGCTGTTGAAAACCGCCGACCGTTGTTGCGGGCAACAAACACCGGGATCACGACAGTGATCCTCGCCGACGGGACTCAGCTAGAACAGTCACCGATTGGAAAGGAATGGGTCGGCGCATTCACGGTACCGTTTATCAAAGGTCCTTCGATCGCTTTTTATTCACGAATTGCTGGTTACTCTTGGTGGTTAATGCTTTCTCTTTGGATCCTCCTTGTTGCCTTCGCAAAACTGCGCTACTCCAAGAGCCCATTATGA
- a CDS encoding S8 family serine peptidase: MNSMTSHPIVRAGIAILCLAGTATVWGVFGNISRKSPASVPAVGASTTASDRELLLKKATGVEPGKKSAKEENVLFNDPFIKEKWGLVRTNAHKAWEITQGSKEIVVAVIDTGTDIRHKDLTENLWVNKGEVGIDKNSKDKATNGVDDDGNGFIDDVHGWNFVSNNGDLTDNHGHGTHIAGIIGARGGNGFGITGVAPKVSLMTLKYYDPKSPGANNLKNTIQSIRYAIKMGAKVINYSGGGTEYSAEEFAAVKEAEKKGVLFIAAAGNERSNTDDPEKHYYPADYDLTNIISVTAVNEKETKVLASSNYGVRTVDLAAPGDQIYSALPGNSFGRMTGTSQATAFTTGVAVLIMAHRPEFVASDVKKYILRTGDEYQTLLSKTGTAKLLNAYKALTSLDMGVSITGQTTVNTERTSPTAFAADPSARGRNGGPSALSSDPNSVDPAEQMSSFGKNLLNAIGSPNAREPSRSNNTATPENATLADPNTR; this comes from the coding sequence ATGAACTCGATGACTTCTCACCCAATTGTTCGCGCTGGAATCGCCATTTTATGTCTTGCTGGCACCGCCACTGTTTGGGGTGTTTTTGGCAATATATCGCGAAAGAGTCCCGCTTCGGTCCCCGCCGTTGGAGCCTCGACCACTGCGTCCGATCGGGAACTCTTATTGAAGAAAGCAACCGGTGTAGAACCCGGAAAGAAAAGCGCAAAAGAAGAAAACGTGCTTTTTAACGACCCGTTTATCAAAGAAAAGTGGGGACTTGTTCGAACCAATGCGCACAAGGCTTGGGAAATAACGCAAGGATCAAAAGAAATCGTCGTTGCCGTCATCGACACTGGAACAGATATCCGACACAAAGATCTGACCGAAAATCTATGGGTGAACAAAGGCGAAGTCGGAATCGACAAAAATAGCAAAGACAAAGCGACCAACGGTGTTGACGACGACGGAAACGGCTTCATCGATGATGTCCACGGTTGGAATTTCGTTTCAAACAATGGTGACCTCACCGACAATCATGGTCATGGGACCCACATCGCCGGAATCATCGGCGCTCGTGGTGGAAATGGATTCGGAATCACCGGTGTCGCGCCAAAAGTTTCATTGATGACTTTAAAATATTACGATCCCAAGTCGCCTGGCGCTAACAATCTCAAAAACACAATTCAGTCTATTCGCTACGCAATAAAGATGGGCGCTAAAGTAATTAATTATTCAGGAGGCGGCACCGAGTATTCGGCAGAAGAATTCGCTGCAGTCAAAGAGGCCGAGAAAAAGGGCGTTCTGTTTATCGCGGCGGCGGGCAATGAACGCTCGAACACCGACGACCCCGAAAAGCACTACTACCCTGCCGACTATGACCTAACGAATATTATATCGGTCACCGCAGTAAATGAAAAAGAAACAAAAGTTCTTGCGAGTAGTAACTACGGAGTTCGAACTGTCGATCTCGCGGCACCGGGCGACCAAATTTATTCTGCACTTCCCGGCAACTCGTTCGGAAGAATGACGGGCACGTCACAGGCGACCGCATTCACAACAGGCGTTGCGGTTCTCATCATGGCGCATCGACCAGAATTTGTAGCGAGTGATGTTAAGAAATACATTTTGCGGACTGGCGATGAGTACCAAACTCTGCTCTCGAAAACTGGAACTGCGAAACTTTTGAATGCCTACAAAGCTCTGACAAGTCTTGATATGGGCGTATCCATCACCGGTCAGACGACCGTCAATACCGAGCGCACATCACCGACGGCCTTCGCCGCAGATCCTAGTGCAAGAGGACGGAACGGTGGTCCTTCAGCGCTTAGCAGTGATCCGAACTCGGTAGATCCTGCGGAGCAAATGTCCTCTTTTGGAAAGAACTTGCTGAACGCCATTGGTTCACCCAATGCACGCGAACCCTCTCGGTCGAACAACACGGCGACCCCAGAAAACGCAACATTGGCAGATCCGAACACGCGCTAA
- a CDS encoding transglycosylase SLT domain-containing protein: MHSSMKFRKIAIMAGLLLTISRCSTVSDRSAFGLRAPNGTQSNRAGANPSDPAWSALQNYKQSQANLNSGNFVEACEGFRAVALEASLPEPVRALARVRTLSACPADRIIPSLEVPKWLAEENARAKVAFAMKSKIGLDLAIALREAAAFEKTPKLRESKLSESVRILESMGGEQRGELQKTKAKLIQVAPRFYLQDSAATEARPTLLAIAADLRSSRQFDRARSVYLQAVKEKSLSPQDRLKALDGIRMSFKLQLRTEDFLKATSHWLSFAEANFLKPGLKNRDAALLRIYLETAILYARAIWTDHRPSDADRFLVQLEKQLKRYSGKIPLYESTLIRARIAEEKADFQAMHDILSAIEIEDLPDRASKAKILWYRGWNLRRLAGRSEMAVTVLEQTLKYEDSHGSQTRNMYWLGRLYKDLGKTDAAQKYFSDLLSLSPFGYYGVLAAHELGVPQSPLRTYSPEYSSRQGSPLAEALRVPIDWFIALGEIEVGRKYFESFPAKETWDPSFSREKKEATLVLLSHLEQHVQVAVKTEELSPEDRNAILEKRPELIFPIPFQTRIRDEASRHGLDPALIYSIIRQESLFNPYARSHADAFGLMQLIPEMAGQAAKRIGITIESPDDLYDPDKNIALGTVFLKDLFTKYGGRFILSVAAYNANDKAIQGWLRTRMRKDPLEFIEEIPYDETRLYVKLVLRNFVTYQRRLSSTSVQFPEWTLRLSDVSN, from the coding sequence GTGCACTCATCGATGAAGTTTCGCAAAATCGCGATCATGGCAGGGCTGCTGCTGACTATTTCTCGTTGCTCCACGGTTTCAGACCGCAGTGCTTTCGGCTTGCGCGCTCCGAACGGCACACAGAGCAATAGGGCCGGCGCGAATCCATCAGACCCTGCTTGGTCAGCTCTACAAAACTATAAACAAAGCCAAGCGAATTTAAACTCTGGAAACTTTGTTGAGGCGTGCGAAGGATTTCGAGCTGTGGCGCTCGAGGCATCATTGCCCGAGCCCGTTCGAGCACTGGCCCGGGTTCGAACGTTATCGGCCTGCCCTGCCGACCGAATTATTCCAAGCCTAGAAGTACCAAAGTGGTTGGCCGAAGAGAACGCTCGAGCAAAAGTTGCGTTTGCAATGAAATCCAAAATCGGACTGGACTTGGCAATTGCTCTTCGTGAGGCTGCCGCGTTTGAAAAAACGCCTAAACTCCGCGAAAGCAAACTTTCTGAATCGGTTCGAATACTCGAAAGCATGGGCGGCGAGCAACGAGGTGAGCTTCAAAAAACGAAGGCAAAGCTGATACAAGTTGCGCCCAGGTTCTACCTCCAGGATTCAGCGGCGACTGAAGCTCGACCGACGCTGCTCGCGATTGCGGCGGACTTGCGGTCTTCGCGACAGTTTGATCGTGCAAGATCGGTTTATTTGCAAGCGGTTAAAGAAAAGAGTCTGTCGCCACAAGACCGCCTCAAGGCGCTTGATGGCATTCGCATGTCATTTAAACTGCAGCTCCGAACAGAGGATTTTTTAAAGGCAACGAGCCACTGGCTGTCTTTTGCGGAGGCAAACTTTTTGAAACCGGGTTTGAAGAACCGGGACGCTGCGCTTTTGCGAATTTACCTCGAGACGGCAATTTTGTATGCACGAGCTATTTGGACAGACCATCGTCCATCGGATGCCGATCGATTTCTTGTGCAGCTAGAAAAGCAATTAAAGCGATACTCCGGCAAAATTCCACTTTATGAATCGACGCTCATTCGGGCGCGAATCGCGGAAGAAAAAGCCGATTTTCAGGCGATGCACGACATCCTGAGTGCTATCGAAATCGAAGATCTTCCCGATCGCGCATCAAAAGCAAAAATTCTGTGGTATCGCGGCTGGAATCTCCGGCGCCTAGCTGGAAGAAGTGAAATGGCGGTCACTGTTTTAGAGCAAACTCTCAAGTACGAGGACTCTCACGGTTCGCAGACGCGAAACATGTACTGGTTGGGCCGTCTTTACAAAGATCTCGGAAAAACGGATGCCGCCCAGAAGTACTTTAGCGATCTCTTGTCACTCAGTCCGTTTGGGTATTACGGGGTTCTTGCAGCTCACGAACTTGGTGTGCCGCAATCGCCACTAAGAACTTATTCGCCTGAATACAGCTCTCGTCAAGGCTCGCCACTGGCCGAAGCTTTGCGAGTACCGATCGATTGGTTCATAGCCCTCGGTGAAATCGAAGTTGGAAGAAAGTACTTTGAAAGTTTCCCTGCAAAGGAAACATGGGACCCGTCGTTCTCCCGCGAGAAAAAAGAGGCGACGCTTGTTCTTCTTTCTCACCTAGAGCAGCACGTACAAGTGGCGGTAAAAACAGAAGAGCTTAGCCCAGAAGATCGAAATGCCATTCTTGAAAAGCGCCCCGAGCTGATCTTTCCGATTCCTTTTCAAACGCGAATTCGTGATGAGGCTTCCCGTCACGGACTAGATCCTGCACTGATTTATTCAATTATTCGCCAAGAATCGTTGTTTAATCCTTATGCCCGTAGCCACGCAGACGCTTTTGGTCTGATGCAATTGATTCCGGAAATGGCGGGGCAAGCGGCGAAGAGAATCGGGATCACAATTGAAAGTCCCGATGATCTCTACGATCCCGATAAAAACATCGCCCTTGGCACTGTTTTTCTCAAGGATCTTTTTACCAAATACGGAGGCCGCTTTATTCTTTCGGTCGCGGCCTACAACGCCAACGATAAAGCAATTCAAGGGTGGCTTCGAACAAGAATGCGGAAGGACCCACTCGAATTCATCGAAGAAATTCCATACGACGAGACTCGCCTCTACGTGAAACTGGTACTTAGAAATTTTGTCACTTATCAACGGCGACTAAGCTCGACGTCCGTCCAGTTTCCAGAGTGGACGCTGAGACTTTCTGATGTCTCAAATTGA
- the dinB gene encoding DNA polymerase IV produces MDVDSRKIIHIDMDCFYAAVEVKYQPRLRGKPMAVGGSPDGRGGVLTTANYEARQFGIKSAMTSVQALRLCPDLILVPPDFSKYKAESAKVRQILERYTNRIEPLSLDEAYLDVTGLEIENGSATRIAQRIRAEIKAELQLNASAGVAPNKFLAKIASDLNKPDGIAVIRPEDVEKFVATLSVEKIWGVGKVTAEKLKRKGLVTCGDLRKLSLTSLVEEFGSWGAQLYDYSRGIDHRQVKSERERKSLTVEETYNHDLVLRSDILNRLPELYRDFAERLEKYRSRGEFEKSQAAKSVVVKLKFNTFRTKGRERQWNSASVPPLAVFREILEEALDGETLPVRLIGLGVRLASSSSDKKSVRDADGLQLKF; encoded by the coding sequence TTGGACGTGGATTCACGCAAAATCATTCATATCGACATGGATTGCTTTTATGCGGCCGTCGAGGTCAAGTATCAGCCGCGCTTAAGGGGCAAACCAATGGCTGTTGGCGGGTCGCCAGATGGACGCGGCGGCGTTTTAACCACCGCAAATTATGAGGCGCGGCAATTTGGCATAAAGTCCGCAATGACATCAGTGCAGGCCCTTCGTCTCTGTCCAGACCTAATTTTAGTGCCGCCTGATTTTTCGAAGTATAAGGCAGAAAGCGCCAAAGTTCGACAGATTCTCGAACGCTACACGAATCGAATTGAGCCCCTCAGTCTTGATGAAGCTTACCTAGACGTTACCGGTCTCGAGATTGAGAACGGAAGCGCTACGCGCATCGCTCAACGAATTCGAGCGGAAATTAAAGCTGAGCTCCAGCTAAACGCAAGTGCAGGTGTGGCGCCAAATAAGTTTTTGGCCAAGATCGCAAGTGATCTTAATAAACCCGATGGAATAGCAGTGATTCGACCCGAGGATGTCGAAAAATTTGTTGCGACTTTGTCCGTGGAAAAAATCTGGGGAGTTGGGAAAGTCACGGCCGAGAAATTAAAGAGGAAAGGGCTCGTTACCTGCGGAGATTTACGAAAGCTAAGTCTAACGTCGCTTGTGGAAGAATTCGGGAGCTGGGGGGCGCAGCTTTACGACTATTCGCGAGGCATAGATCATCGACAGGTGAAAAGCGAACGGGAACGAAAGTCGCTGACGGTTGAAGAAACCTATAATCATGATTTGGTTTTGCGCTCGGATATATTAAACCGGCTGCCAGAGCTTTACCGCGACTTTGCCGAACGTCTGGAAAAGTATCGGTCGCGCGGTGAGTTTGAAAAGTCTCAGGCTGCGAAATCGGTGGTCGTAAAGCTAAAATTCAATACCTTCAGAACCAAGGGTCGCGAGCGCCAATGGAATTCGGCAAGTGTCCCGCCGCTGGCCGTGTTCCGTGAGATCCTAGAAGAAGCTCTCGACGGGGAAACTTTACCAGTGCGGTTGATCGGCCTTGGAGTTCGTCTTGCTTCAAGCTCTTCTGACAAAAAGTCCGTGCGTGATGCCGACGGATTGCAGCTAAAATTTTAG
- a CDS encoding prepilin-type N-terminal cleavage/methylation domain-containing protein has product MQNQKGFSLIELMIVVVVLGILASVAVPNYQRFQARSRQSSAKTLLSGYLTSQKATYAEYAYYAGNFVGAGFIPEGSLGFRLTAADNPDVLGGPTTNPVDLFPGCDATSVVPNAANCSALYDSRWVESTYAQIAPVGCVAAAAGVMGAPGSFTTCASGLLGNGTADTWSITQLGLVTNTNNGAP; this is encoded by the coding sequence ATTCAAAACCAGAAGGGTTTTTCTCTCATCGAATTAATGATTGTTGTGGTAGTGCTTGGCATTCTCGCGTCGGTTGCGGTTCCAAACTACCAAAGATTTCAAGCTCGTTCCCGTCAATCTAGCGCAAAAACATTGCTGTCTGGCTATCTCACCAGCCAAAAAGCAACATATGCAGAATACGCATACTACGCTGGTAACTTTGTTGGAGCAGGTTTCATTCCGGAAGGATCGTTGGGATTTCGCCTGACAGCCGCCGACAATCCAGATGTTCTTGGCGGTCCGACGACGAATCCGGTGGATTTATTTCCAGGCTGCGATGCAACCTCTGTGGTACCCAACGCCGCTAACTGTAGCGCGCTCTATGATAGTCGATGGGTCGAATCCACGTATGCGCAGATTGCGCCAGTCGGCTGTGTTGCGGCAGCGGCAGGAGTCATGGGGGCGCCCGGAAGTTTCACGACGTGCGCAAGCGGACTTCTTGGCAACGGCACCGCTGATACTTGGTCCATAACTCAGCTAGGTCTCGTTACAAATACCAATAATGGAGCACCATAA
- the clpA gene encoding ATP-dependent Clp protease ATP-binding subunit ClpA: MLSASLERLLNSAVRLARDSRHEFVSLEHILLAFAQDDEVTEVLRAVGCDVSTLKRELEAFLENHAPRIRLLKAQGTSEAESNSVPVGWKPEFTLACHRLLQRAVIQVQSAGREQVLPGNVLIALFNEAESHAVHFLEKQGVNQFDVVNYIAHGTPKFGPSIGEGPSTRDTSEPSERISKSSASRQTGETETDRDIDGLPKDDSKQSKNPLNLFCMNLNERARKGKVDPLVGRDEVIERVIQVLSRRTKNNPLLIGEPGVGKTAIADGLALRIIENKVPSVLKDAVIYSLDMGALLAGTKFRGDFEERLKAVVKALENEPHGLLFIDEIHTLVGAGATSSGSMDASNLLKPGLANGTLSCIGSTTYKEYRQHFEKDRALARRFQKIDVKEPTVEETVKILEGLRERYEEHHNVTYSEGALKAAAELSSRYIQARQLPDKAIDVIDEAGARVRIKSKDDKTKAIRVADIEKVVASMAQVPVQSVNATDKAALKNLEAQMREAVFGQDEAIKRVATSIKLSRSGLGRENKPIGSYLFAGPTGVGKTEVSKQLAKVLGNQFLRFDMSEYMEKHAVSRLVGAPPGYVGYEEGGLLTEAVSRNPYSVVLMDEVEKAHPDLMNILLQVMDNGTLTDSHGKTADFRNTILILTTNAGAADAQKSSIGIGASSAASSTDKQSEAIKRAFTPEFLNRLDATIQFQALPEDIVLKVVLKFVSEFAQQLSKKKVILKTSDAANRWLLKRGFDPLLGARPMARAIDDHLKKPLVDEFLFGRLEKGGSVNIDVKDDQLTFEYS, translated from the coding sequence ATGTTGAGTGCTAGCTTAGAGCGTCTGCTAAATTCGGCGGTGCGATTGGCACGCGATTCTCGTCACGAGTTTGTGAGCCTCGAACATATTCTCCTCGCTTTCGCGCAAGATGACGAAGTGACCGAAGTCCTTCGCGCTGTTGGCTGCGATGTTTCAACGTTGAAACGTGAACTGGAAGCCTTCTTGGAAAATCACGCACCTCGTATTCGTCTCTTAAAGGCACAAGGTACATCTGAGGCAGAAAGCAATAGTGTACCTGTTGGATGGAAACCAGAATTCACCCTTGCCTGCCACAGACTTTTACAGCGCGCTGTGATCCAAGTACAAAGCGCGGGCCGCGAACAGGTTTTACCTGGCAACGTGCTGATTGCACTTTTTAACGAAGCGGAATCGCATGCGGTGCATTTTCTTGAAAAACAGGGCGTCAACCAGTTCGATGTCGTGAATTACATCGCCCATGGCACACCAAAGTTTGGCCCCTCGATCGGCGAAGGCCCAAGCACGCGAGACACAAGCGAGCCCTCCGAACGAATTTCGAAATCTTCAGCCAGCCGGCAAACAGGCGAGACAGAAACCGATCGCGACATCGATGGACTACCCAAAGATGATTCAAAGCAATCGAAGAATCCGTTGAATTTGTTTTGCATGAATTTGAACGAACGCGCGCGAAAAGGGAAAGTCGATCCTCTTGTGGGACGAGACGAAGTCATCGAGCGCGTCATTCAGGTGCTTTCGCGTCGAACAAAAAACAATCCTCTTTTGATTGGCGAGCCCGGCGTCGGAAAAACAGCCATTGCTGACGGCCTTGCGCTTCGAATTATTGAAAACAAAGTTCCTTCGGTCCTTAAAGACGCGGTCATCTATTCCTTAGATATGGGTGCCCTGCTAGCCGGAACAAAGTTTCGCGGGGATTTCGAGGAGCGCCTGAAGGCCGTCGTCAAGGCGCTTGAAAACGAACCGCATGGTCTGCTTTTCATTGACGAGATCCACACATTGGTAGGCGCCGGGGCAACGTCGAGCGGATCCATGGATGCTTCAAATTTACTAAAGCCTGGCCTAGCGAATGGTACACTCAGCTGTATCGGTTCTACGACTTACAAAGAGTACCGTCAGCATTTCGAAAAAGATCGGGCACTCGCTAGACGATTTCAGAAGATCGACGTCAAAGAACCTACGGTCGAAGAGACCGTCAAAATCTTAGAAGGTTTGCGCGAACGATATGAGGAACATCACAACGTCACTTACTCGGAAGGGGCGCTAAAAGCAGCTGCAGAGCTTTCGTCCAGATACATTCAAGCGAGACAGCTTCCAGACAAAGCGATCGATGTGATTGACGAAGCTGGCGCACGCGTTCGAATCAAATCAAAAGACGATAAGACAAAAGCCATCCGAGTCGCCGACATAGAAAAAGTTGTCGCGTCGATGGCGCAAGTCCCGGTTCAAAGTGTGAATGCGACTGACAAAGCCGCGCTTAAAAACCTTGAGGCACAAATGCGGGAAGCTGTGTTCGGCCAAGATGAGGCGATCAAGCGAGTTGCAACTTCAATCAAACTTTCACGATCCGGTTTGGGCAGGGAAAATAAACCGATCGGTAGCTATTTGTTCGCCGGCCCGACGGGCGTCGGAAAAACAGAGGTTTCAAAGCAGCTCGCCAAAGTCCTCGGCAATCAGTTTTTGCGCTTTGACATGTCTGAATATATGGAAAAACACGCCGTCTCTCGGCTCGTGGGCGCACCTCCCGGCTATGTGGGGTACGAAGAAGGAGGCCTACTGACTGAAGCGGTTTCCAGAAACCCTTATTCCGTCGTGCTCATGGATGAAGTTGAGAAAGCGCACCCAGACTTAATGAATATACTTCTCCAAGTCATGGATAATGGAACTCTCACCGACTCGCACGGAAAGACTGCCGACTTTCGGAACACTATTTTAATATTGACCACCAACGCCGGCGCCGCGGATGCACAAAAGAGTTCGATTGGAATTGGTGCCTCAAGTGCTGCTTCAAGTACCGACAAGCAAAGCGAAGCGATCAAACGAGCTTTCACACCAGAATTTCTTAACAGACTAGATGCCACGATTCAGTTTCAGGCGTTGCCTGAAGACATTGTGCTGAAGGTGGTCTTGAAGTTTGTTAGTGAATTCGCTCAACAGCTTTCTAAGAAAAAAGTCATTTTGAAAACTAGCGACGCGGCCAATCGTTGGTTATTGAAACGTGGCTTTGATCCGCTCCTTGGTGCGCGGCCAATGGCAAGAGCAATTGATGATCATTTGAAAAAACCGCTTGTCGACGAGTTTCTGTTTGGACGACTCGAAAAAGGCGGCTCTGTGAACATCGATGTGAAGGACGACCAACTGACCTTCGAGTATTCCTAA
- the clpS gene encoding ATP-dependent Clp protease adapter ClpS, with the protein MYRVLLMNDDFTPMDFVIHVLQKFFSKPAEEATQIMLEVHHKGAGTCGVFTHEIAETKVHIVNTYARQNRFPLKCTMEKAEA; encoded by the coding sequence ATGTACAGAGTCCTATTGATGAATGATGACTTCACGCCAATGGACTTCGTTATTCACGTATTACAAAAGTTTTTTAGCAAACCTGCTGAAGAAGCCACCCAGATCATGCTGGAAGTTCACCATAAAGGGGCTGGTACCTGCGGCGTCTTTACGCATGAAATCGCTGAAACAAAAGTACATATCGTTAACACTTATGCCCGACAAAACCGCTTTCCACTGAAGTGCACAATGGAAAAAGCGGAAGCGTAG
- a CDS encoding prepilin-type N-terminal cleavage/methylation domain-containing protein: MKAVRMLKSEKGFSLIELMIVVAIIGILATVAVPNFTRFQAKARQSNAKAILSGYATAQKATYSEFQYMPGRFSAAGFKPEGTLVYSVLSAANTTVTQAIGLAAGNQADTAATDACVATGSLATARNAECDAGYVLSSYTADPAAATAATGAVGAPEGALVARSAAFIGGAAADQWSWTASTGVIVNSVPGLP, translated from the coding sequence ATGAAAGCAGTCCGTATGTTGAAGTCAGAAAAAGGTTTCTCGCTGATCGAGCTTATGATCGTTGTTGCGATCATCGGCATCTTGGCGACAGTTGCAGTTCCAAACTTCACGCGCTTCCAAGCGAAAGCACGTCAGTCGAACGCGAAAGCAATTCTATCGGGATATGCTACCGCACAAAAAGCTACGTATTCGGAGTTCCAGTACATGCCAGGTCGATTCAGTGCGGCTGGTTTCAAGCCCGAAGGTACATTGGTCTATTCAGTATTGTCGGCTGCTAATACCACAGTAACTCAGGCCATTGGTCTTGCTGCTGGTAACCAAGCTGATACTGCTGCTACTGACGCTTGTGTTGCTACAGGTTCGTTAGCGACTGCGCGAAACGCCGAGTGTGATGCTGGTTATGTACTGTCTTCTTACACAGCTGACCCAGCGGCTGCGACTGCGGCGACAGGTGCCGTAGGTGCTCCAGAAGGCGCCTTGGTCGCGCGATCTGCTGCATTCATCGGTGGTGCTGCAGCTGACCAATGGTCGTGGACTGCAAGTACTGGTGTTATCGTTAACTCGGTACCAGGTCTCCCGTAA